In one window of Ovis aries strain OAR_USU_Benz2616 breed Rambouillet chromosome 3, ARS-UI_Ramb_v3.0, whole genome shotgun sequence DNA:
- the GABARAPL1 gene encoding gamma-aminobutyric acid receptor-associated protein-like 1 isoform X2 encodes MKFQYKEDHPFEYRKKEGEKIRKKYPDRVPVIVEKAPKARVPDLDKRKYLVPSDLTVGQFYFLIRKRIHLRPEDALFFFVNNTIPPTSATMGQLYEDNHEEDYFLYVAYSDESVYGK; translated from the exons ATGAAATTCCAGTATAAGGAGGACCATCCCTTTGAGTATcggaaaaaggaaggagaaaagatccGGAAGAAATATCCGGACCGGGTCCCT GTGATTGTGGAGAAGGCTCCCAAGGCCAGGGTGCCTGACCTGGACAAGAGGAAGTACCTCGTGCCCTCTGACCTCACTG TTGGCCAGTTCTACTTCTTAATCCGAAAGAGAATCCACCTGAGACCTGAGGACGCCTTATTCTTCTTTGTCAACAACACCATACCTCCCACTAGTGCGACCATGGGCCAGCTGTATGAG GACAACCATGAGGAAGACTACTTTCTGTATGTGGCCTACAGTGACGAGAGTGTCTACGGGAA ATAA
- the GABARAPL1 gene encoding gamma-aminobutyric acid receptor-associated protein-like 1 isoform X1 yields MKFQYKEDHPFEYRKKEGEKIRKKYPDRVPVIVEKAPKARVPDLDKRKYLVPSDLTVGQFYFLIRKRIHLRPEDALFFFVNNTIPPTSATMGQLYEVIVLATRPYRLAFSSLCPRCYHPHTRKVGQVAEVSFIRMLSHGRVRLWEITCLLSLSN; encoded by the exons ATGAAATTCCAGTATAAGGAGGACCATCCCTTTGAGTATcggaaaaaggaaggagaaaagatccGGAAGAAATATCCGGACCGGGTCCCT GTGATTGTGGAGAAGGCTCCCAAGGCCAGGGTGCCTGACCTGGACAAGAGGAAGTACCTCGTGCCCTCTGACCTCACTG TTGGCCAGTTCTACTTCTTAATCCGAAAGAGAATCCACCTGAGACCTGAGGACGCCTTATTCTTCTTTGTCAACAACACCATACCTCCCACTAGTGCGACCATGGGCCAGCTGTATGAGGTAATTGTCCTGGCAACAAGGCCGTACCGTCTGGCCTTCTCTAGCCTCTGTCCCAGGTGTTATCATCCACACACTCGGAAAGTGGGGCAGGTGGCAGAGGTATCATTTATCAGGATGCTCTCACATGGCCGTGTCAGGCTCTGGGAGATCACGTGTCTCTTGTCCCTCAGCAATTGA